One genomic region from Lates calcarifer isolate ASB-BC8 linkage group LG10, TLL_Latcal_v3, whole genome shotgun sequence encodes:
- the LOC108875406 gene encoding immunoglobulin superfamily member 22, which translates to MAAELLQATGGRMEQMEQQVTQMSSSSSSSSSSSSTFTSSTSTTKLRKVSQGLSRTIEEHSGVQRKTSAVVESFSQVQKSPQIPKGESVPDFEEKLRPITAQEGDNAVFKTRVLGNPKPSVSWERASGCPLSDATKSFYDNINNQHILKIKNMALEDADVYKCIASNKHGEATYSVSLIVTENPALDFKKMLKKRSVEKREEKKPPTEEEMLKILAGADKKDYERICAEYGFTDFRGILKKLKEMKKKVEVEMVRVLKPLEDITAKADTNVVFDTILELKDPNIRMQWFLGVELLRIQYSHGKYEVKQMGTKHMLCISSVSLSDMGTYTLQVGDKRLSARLNVIDEPLKFLSDFKPKKVTERQTAVFEVRLSKKTNAPLIWKVKGKEVKRDEKFDVSLSEDGLTYTLKIKDVKVSDTGDYTISIGDLTTTVPLFIERIPIKFISHLKNVHVQERSKVRLECEMSSKDVHIRWLKDGCDITASRRYIFMREGKRAEVIIEDCELTDGGEYSVVCTQDNDTHEYVSSANLTVDERFASVLRGMSDAQCPTGSTAELCVVLDDEKVDGMWLKDGMEISGLSRVQVVKQGAVHKLIFSGVTDAHEGKYTFRAKGAESEAVLTIADPPEIDSSVLDLLGARPVVVKAGQTATIKIPFKGKPPPKVTWYKDGVEVTEDERTKVEKTADGTSLVLSRCVREDSGAIMLRLKSDCGTAVANLHLNVIDHPKPPQGKVEFPELSGKGIKMKWKAPRDNGGKQVTSFVIERRVAGKKSWNRVGEVDNSTTIFRDDKVEEGQAYQYRIRAVNAEGMSEPLETEEVRAGEPVEPPGTASQPQVSNITKNTMTVSWTPPAHDGGAPVQGYILERRKKGSNMWLQVNKELLTDTKFMVDGLVDNVEYEFRVSSVNRAGAGSPSTVSNAVLAKDPIRAPGLVRNLCVSDSTNSSISLRWTPPEQGDEPSGYILEVRPKDAKEWMKATKIPIAGTTFTFGGLQERMKYHFRIRAVNEGGVGETTELMEGVLAMPPPVPPRFDLQGKLKNQMVVRAGRALCLYLSFTASPPPVVTWFKDGVLTTGKEVITKGKSNSQFLITSSQRSDSGVYRAHLKNDYGEAHYDVNVKVTDFPRPPKNLRLVEEVPGTVTLQWDHSPDMADDDEGAHYVILKRDTSTASWFTVAERVFSSKYTVTGVLPGRKYYFRVIAQNSIGDSDPLDSKEPLIIAKEKECISSLRLKEYVSPPRQVKPTFLLPLKDHAVRRGHDCTMSCAYQGMPTPQACWYKGESKISDSPRFWHSTANGVCTLVIPTCGAKDGGEYTLVLENPLGMAKCSCNLVIFDKDDKSLLESLTNQANKERLIL; encoded by the exons AGCACTCCGGGGTTCAGCGCAAGACCTCAGCTGTGGTGGAGTCCTTCAGCCAGGTACAGAAATCCCCCCAGATCCCCAAGGGAGAATCTGTCCCAGATTTCGAGGAGAAGCTGCGCCCCATCACTGCCCAAGAGG GTGATAATGCGGTGTTCAAGACAAGAGTGTTGGGGAATCCCAaacccagtgtcagctgggaacGGGCCAGCGGGTGCCCCCTGTCTGATGCAACGAAATCTTTCTATGACAACATCAACAATCAGCATATACTCAAG ATCAAAAATATGGCCCTGGAGGATGCTGATGTCTACAAGTGCATTGCTTCCAACAAACATGGAGAAGCCACTTACTCTGTATCCCTCATTGTAACAGAAA ATCCAGCGTTGGACTTCAAAAAGATGCTGAAGAAACG GAGtgtggagaaaagagaagagaagaagccacccacagaggaggagatgttaAAGATCCTGGCTGGAGCTGACAAGAAGGACTATGAGAGGATCTGTGCCGAGTACGGCTTCACCGACTTCAGAGGCATCCTCAAGAAGctgaaggagatgaagaagaaagtggaggtggag ATGGTGCGTGTGTTGAAGCCCCTGGAGGACATCACTGCCAAAGCTGACACCAACGTCGTCTTTGACACCATCCTGGAGCTGAAGGATCCAAATATCAGGATGCAGTGGTTCCTG GGCGTGGAGCTACTGCGGATCCAGTACTCTCATGGGAAATACGAAGTGAAGCAGATGGGAACCAAGCACATGCTGTGCATTTCTAGCGTGAGCCTCAGTGACATGGGCACCTATACTCTGCAGGTTGGAGACAAGAGGCTGTCAGCCAGGCTTAACGTCATAG ATGAACCTCTGAAATTCCTGTCTGACTTCAAGCCAAAGAAAGTGACAGAGCGCCAGACCGCAGTGTTTGAGGTCCGTCTCTCCAAGAAGACAAATGCACCACTCATCTGGAAG GTAAAAGGAAAGGAAgtaaaaagagatgaaaagtttGATGTGTCCTTGTCTGAGGATGGTCTGACCTACACCTTAAAGATTAAGGATGTGAAAGTCAGCGACACTGGGGACTACACCATCAGCATCGGAGACCTCACCACCACCGTGCCACTTTTTATTGAAC GGATTCCCATCAAGTTTATCAGCCACTTGAAGAATGTCCACGTGCAGGAGAGAAGCAAGGTCCGCCTGGAGTGCGAGATGAGCTCCAAGGACGTGCACATTCGCTGGCTGAAGGATGGCTGCGATATCACAGCGAGCCGGCGCTACATCTTCATGCGCGAGGGAAAGAGGGCAGAGGTTATCATCGAGGACTGTGAGCTGACAGACGGGGGAGAGTACTCTGTCGTCTGCACTCAGGACAATGACACGCATGAATATGTCAGCTCTGCCAATCTAACTGTGGATG AGCGGTTTGCCTCAGTGTTAAGAGGTATGTCAGATGCTCAGTGTCCTACAGGCTCCACTGCAGAGCTATGTGTTGTTCTTGATGATGAGAAGGTGGATGGAATGTGGCTGAAGGATGGAATGGAG ATTTCAGGGCTGAGCAGGGTTCAGGTGGTCAAACAGGGAGCCGTCCACAAGCTAATCTTCTCTGGTGTGACTGACGCTCATGAGGGCAAGTACACCTTTAGAGCCAAGGGGGCTGAGAGTGAGGCTGTGCTCACTATTGCag ACCCTCCAGAGATTGATTCCTCTGTGCTGGACTTGCTGGGTGCCCGACCTGTGGTTGTGAAGGCAGGCCAGACAGCCACTATTAAGATCCCCTTCAAAGGCAAACCACCTCCCAAGGTCACCTGGTACAAGGATGGGGTGGAAGTCACAGAGGATGAGAGAACCAAGGTGGAGAAGACAGCTGATGGTACCTCCCTGGTGCTCAGCAG ATGTGTGCGAGAGGACAGTGGCGCAATTATGCTCCGTTTGAAGAGCGACTGTGGCACTGCTGTTGCCAACCTGCATCTGAATGTGATTG ATCATCCAAAGCCTCCCCAAGGGAAAGTAGAATTCCCAGAGCTATCAGGAAAGGGCATCAAGATGAAGTGGAAGGCTCCCCGGGACAATGGGGGTAAGCAGGTGACCAGCTTTGTGATCGAGCGGCGCGTGGCAGGTAAGAAGTCCTGGAACAGGGTCGGCGAGGTGGACAACAGCACCACCATCTTCAGAGATGACAAAGTGGAGGAGGGCCAGGCGTACCAGTATCGCATCAGAGCTGTCAATGCAGAGGGAATGAGTGAACCTCTTGAGACAGAGGAGGTGCGCGCTGGAGAGCCAGTAG AGCCTCCAGGCACTGCGTCCCAGCCCCAAGTGTCTAACATAACAAAGAACACTATGACAGTGAGCTGGACACCTCCAGCCCATGACGGGGGAGCCCCAGTTCAGGGCTACAtcctggagaggaggaagaaaggcaGCAATATGTGGTTGCAGGTCAATAAGGAGTTGCTCACAG ataCAAAATTCATGGTGGATGGGCTGGTGGATAATGTTGAGTATGAATTCAGAGTCTCCAGCGTAAACAGGGCTGGAGCTGGCAGTCCCAGCACTGTTTCTAATGCTGTGCTGGCCAAAGACCCAATAC GTGCTCCTGGCCTGGTTAGGAACCTGTGTGTGTCCGACTCCACAAACTCCTCCATTTCGTTAAGGTGGACACCTCCAGAGCAGGGAGATGAACCCTCTGGCTACATCCTAGAGGTGCGCCCCAAAGATGCTAAAGAGTGGATGAAAGCTACAAAGATCCCCATCGCTGGTACTACCTTCACCTTTGGAGGACTTCAGGAGCGGATGAAGTATCACTTCCGTATCCGGGCTGTCAAtgaaggaggggtgggggagaCCACTGAGCTGATGGAGGGCGTATTGGCCATGCCTCCACCTG TTCCACCCAGATTTGATCTCCAGGGAAAGCTGAAGAACCAGATGGTGGTCCGAGCTGGAAGGGCACTTTGCCTCTACCTCAGCTTCACC GCTTCACCTCCCCCAGTGGTAACCTGGTTCAAGGATGGGGTCCTCACTACAGGAAAGGAAGTCATCACCAAGGGCAAGAGTAACTCCCAGTTCCTCATTACCTCTTCTCAGCGATCAGACTCAGGTGTTTACCGTGCCCACCTGAAGAACGACTATGGCGAGGCTCACTATGATGTTAATGTGAAGGTTACAG ACTTTCCCCGACCCCCAAAGAACCTCCGCCTGGTAGAGGAGGTGCCAGGCACAGTGACGCTGCAGTGGGACCACTCTCCAGACATGGCTGACGACGATGAGGGAGCACATTATGTCATCCTCAAACGAGACACCAGCACTGCCTCCTGGTTCACTGTGGCTGAGCGTGTCTTCAGCAGCAAGTACACCGTCACTGGTGTGCTTCCAGGGAGGAAGTACTACTTCAGGGTCATTGCACAAAACTCTATTGGGGACAGTGATCCTTTGGACTCAAAGGAACCTCTCATCATCGCCAAGGAGAAAG AGTGCATCAGCAGCCTTCGGTTGAAAGAATACGTCTCACCACCACGCCAGGTGAAGCCTACTTTCCTGCTGCCACTGAAGGACCATGCTGTTCGCAGAGGGCATGACTGCACTATGAGCTGTGCTTATCAGGGCATGCCAACTCCACAG GCCTGCTGGTATAAAGGGGAATCAAAGATCTCTGACTCCCCTCGATTCTGGCACAGCACAGCCAACGGAGTGTGCACCCTAGTCATCCCCACTTGCGGAGCCAAAGATGGCGGAGAATACACACTGGTGCTGGAGAACCCTCTGGGTATGGCCAAGTGCTCCTGCAACCTGGTGATCTTTG ATAAAGATGACAAGAGTCTGTTGGAGAGCCTGACCAACCAGGCAAACAAAGAGAGGCTTATTTTGTAA